A stretch of the Planctomycetota bacterium genome encodes the following:
- a CDS encoding glutamine--tRNA ligase/YqeY domain fusion protein, protein MTTESPTAPQRQKHFIEEAIDADVAAGRWGAAGDASVVRTRFPPEPNGYLHIGHAKSICLNFGLARRYGGACSLRFDDTNPAKEEQRYVDAIVGDVRWLGFEWPGMREADPLAGVRFASDYFERMYAWAQDLIGKGLAYVDEQTAEQIRETRGTLTEPGTPSPYRDRPTTESLDLFEQMKAGAFPDGSRVLRAKIDMASPNINLRDPVLYRVLNAPHHRTGDAWHVYPMYDWAHGLEDSIEGITHSICTLEFEDHRPLYDWLIDAINRDRAEPIHHPQQIEFARWSPSYTVTSKRRLRQLVEEGHVSGWDDPRMPTLSGLKRRGVTPRAIRAFCDDGGVTKFNALIDIGRLENAVRDDLNQRAPRRMCVLDPLRVTIQNWGEHGDADRTEWMDAQNNPEDPDAGVRRVPFTGTLYIERDDFMEDPPKKFFRLGPGREVRLRAGYWITCVDVVKDGERIVEIVCTYDPQTRGGNNPPPDAGGAVRKVKGTLHWVSAEHAVDAEVRAFDRLFTVEQPDRRPKDAGEDWSFLENLNRDSLKTVHAKLEPHWPTSDEERAAGTGVFQDHIERFQFERLGYFCIDRESTEGTPVFNRTVTLKDAWAKVKGK, encoded by the coding sequence ATGACCACCGAATCGCCCACGGCCCCGCAGCGGCAGAAGCACTTCATCGAGGAGGCCATCGACGCCGACGTCGCCGCCGGGCGGTGGGGAGCCGCGGGCGACGCCTCGGTCGTCCGCACTCGCTTCCCGCCCGAGCCCAACGGCTACCTGCACATCGGGCACGCCAAGAGCATCTGCCTGAACTTCGGGCTGGCCCGGCGCTACGGCGGCGCCTGCAGCCTCCGCTTCGACGACACCAACCCCGCCAAGGAGGAGCAGCGGTACGTCGACGCGATCGTGGGCGACGTGCGCTGGCTCGGGTTCGAGTGGCCCGGCATGCGTGAGGCCGACCCGCTCGCGGGCGTCCGCTTCGCCTCGGACTACTTCGAGCGGATGTACGCGTGGGCGCAGGACCTCATCGGCAAGGGGCTGGCCTACGTCGACGAGCAGACGGCCGAGCAGATCCGCGAGACGCGGGGCACGCTCACGGAGCCCGGCACGCCGAGCCCATACCGCGATCGCCCCACGACCGAGAGCCTCGACCTGTTCGAGCAGATGAAGGCGGGCGCCTTCCCCGACGGCAGCCGGGTGCTGCGGGCCAAGATCGACATGGCCTCGCCCAACATCAACCTGCGGGATCCGGTGCTGTACCGCGTGCTCAACGCGCCGCACCACCGCACGGGTGATGCCTGGCACGTCTACCCCATGTACGACTGGGCGCACGGGCTGGAGGACTCGATCGAGGGCATCACCCACTCGATCTGCACGCTCGAGTTCGAGGACCACCGCCCGCTGTACGACTGGCTGATCGACGCGATCAACCGGGATCGTGCCGAGCCCATCCACCACCCGCAGCAGATCGAGTTCGCGCGGTGGAGCCCGAGCTACACCGTCACCAGCAAGCGCCGGCTCCGCCAGCTCGTCGAGGAGGGCCACGTGTCGGGCTGGGATGATCCGCGGATGCCCACGCTCAGCGGGCTGAAGCGGCGCGGCGTGACGCCCCGGGCGATCCGGGCGTTCTGCGACGACGGCGGCGTCACCAAGTTCAACGCGCTCATCGACATCGGCCGCCTCGAGAACGCCGTCCGCGACGACCTCAACCAGCGCGCGCCGCGGCGGATGTGCGTGCTCGATCCGCTCAGGGTCACGATCCAGAACTGGGGCGAGCACGGCGACGCCGATCGCACCGAGTGGATGGACGCCCAGAACAATCCCGAGGATCCCGACGCGGGCGTCCGGCGGGTGCCCTTCACCGGCACGCTCTACATCGAGCGCGACGACTTCATGGAGGATCCGCCCAAGAAGTTCTTCCGGCTGGGGCCGGGGCGGGAGGTCCGCCTGCGGGCGGGCTACTGGATCACCTGCGTCGACGTCGTGAAGGACGGCGAGCGGATCGTCGAGATCGTGTGCACCTACGACCCGCAGACGCGGGGGGGCAACAACCCGCCGCCGGATGCGGGGGGCGCCGTCCGCAAGGTCAAGGGCACGCTGCACTGGGTGAGCGCGGAGCACGCCGTCGACGCCGAGGTGCGTGCGTTCGATCGCCTATTCACGGTCGAGCAGCCCGATCGCAGGCCCAAGGACGCGGGCGAGGACTGGAGCTTCCTTGAAAACCTCAATCGCGACTCGCTGAAGACCGTGCATGCGAAGCTCGAGCCGCACTGGCCGACGAGCGACGAGGAACGGGCCGCGGGCACCGGCGTGTTCCAGGACCACATCGAACGCTTCCAGTTCGAGCGGCTGGGGTACTTCTGCATCGATCGGGAGTCGACGGAGGGCACGCCGGTCTTCAATCGCACCGTGACGCTGAAGGATGCGTGGGCGAAGGTGAAGGGGAAGTAG
- the rarD gene encoding EamA family transporter RarD, with protein MNAEQQHSGRAGLAYGLAAYAWWGSAVPIYLHALSQGTWSADPMELLAQRVWFGLPLVLGLLALRGRMGELRAALGDRRMLGTLLVSSALLVANWFAFIWAVGNDRLLDSSLGYYLNPLVSVALGMLVLGERPRRLQLAAIGMCVVAVAWLTYQRGSLPWVAVTVALSFGMYGLVRKRATVKPMPGLCVELIILLPLMAGIYAALFSAGRAEILDGRPVQMGLMALSGVMIVVPLLWFAAAAHRLRLATLGMLQYIGPSGQFLLALYYGEALNRHTLATFVVIWIALGLYSWDAWRGTRGTG; from the coding sequence GTGAACGCGGAGCAGCAGCATTCCGGCCGGGCCGGCCTGGCCTACGGCCTCGCGGCGTACGCCTGGTGGGGCAGCGCCGTGCCGATCTACCTGCACGCCCTGAGCCAGGGCACGTGGTCGGCCGACCCGATGGAGCTGCTCGCCCAGCGGGTGTGGTTCGGGCTGCCGCTGGTGCTCGGGCTGCTCGCGCTGCGGGGCCGGATGGGCGAGCTGCGGGCGGCGCTCGGCGATCGGCGGATGCTGGGCACGCTGCTGGTGAGCTCCGCGCTGCTGGTGGCCAACTGGTTCGCGTTCATCTGGGCTGTGGGCAACGACCGGCTGCTGGATTCGAGCCTGGGCTACTACCTCAACCCGCTGGTGTCGGTGGCGCTGGGCATGCTGGTGCTGGGCGAGCGGCCCCGGCGGCTGCAGCTCGCCGCCATCGGCATGTGCGTCGTGGCGGTCGCGTGGCTGACCTACCAGCGGGGCAGCCTGCCGTGGGTCGCCGTCACCGTGGCGCTGAGCTTCGGGATGTACGGCCTGGTGCGCAAGCGAGCGACGGTGAAGCCCATGCCCGGGCTGTGCGTCGAGCTGATCATCCTGCTGCCGCTGATGGCGGGCATCTACGCGGCCCTGTTCTCGGCCGGCCGCGCCGAGATCCTCGACGGCCGCCCGGTGCAGATGGGGCTGATGGCGCTCAGCGGCGTGATGATCGTGGTGCCGCTGCTGTGGTTCGCCGCCGCCGCCCACCGGCTGCGGCTGGCGACGCTGGGCATGCTGCAGTACATCGGGCCGTCCGGCCAGTTCCTGCTCGCGCTGTACTACGGCGAGGCCCTCAACCGCCACACCCTGGCGACCTTCGTGGTCATCTGGATCGCGCTGGGGCTCTACAGCTGGGACGCATGGCGGGGCACGCGGGGCACGGGCTGA
- a CDS encoding alkene reductase: MATAPTDASATSTQDLAPLFEPIQAGELRTAHRVWMAPLTRSRSKQPGDVPWELNAEYYRQRANPGTGAGLIVSEATQVSPQGKGYAFTPGIHSDEQVEGWRRVTDAVHAEGGLIVLQLWHVGRISHTALQPGGGQPVAPSAIRAQSKTYIDSESGMVDVSEPRALATDEVPGVVDQFRDGAQRAKDAGFDGVEIHGANGYLLDQFIRAATNTRTDRYGGDLERRARFCLEVAEAVCGVWGAGRVGYRISPMGKFNDMADESPAETFAYLAGKLAGMGLAFLHVVEEFGPSRRTAETEVALSAIRNAFKAGGSGIYVGNGSYSAELAAQRIGDGMADAVTFGKPFISNPDLAHRYRTGAAVQEWDESTFYGGTEKGYTDYPALANA, from the coding sequence ATGGCTACTGCACCCACCGACGCGTCCGCGACCTCCACCCAGGACCTTGCACCCCTGTTCGAGCCCATCCAGGCCGGCGAGCTGCGCACCGCGCACCGCGTCTGGATGGCGCCGCTGACTCGCAGCCGCAGCAAGCAGCCGGGCGACGTGCCCTGGGAGCTCAACGCCGAGTACTACCGCCAGCGGGCCAACCCCGGGACCGGGGCGGGCCTGATCGTCAGCGAGGCCACGCAGGTCAGCCCGCAGGGCAAGGGCTATGCCTTCACCCCCGGCATCCACAGCGACGAGCAGGTCGAGGGCTGGCGGCGGGTTACGGACGCCGTCCACGCCGAGGGCGGGCTGATCGTGCTCCAGCTCTGGCACGTCGGCCGCATCAGCCACACGGCGCTGCAGCCCGGCGGGGGGCAGCCGGTCGCGCCGTCGGCCATCCGCGCCCAGAGCAAGACCTACATCGATAGCGAAAGCGGCATGGTGGACGTCTCCGAGCCCCGCGCCCTGGCCACCGACGAGGTCCCGGGCGTGGTCGACCAGTTCCGCGACGGCGCCCAGCGGGCCAAGGACGCCGGCTTCGACGGCGTCGAGATCCACGGCGCTAATGGCTACCTGCTCGACCAGTTCATCCGCGCCGCGACCAACACCCGGACCGATCGCTACGGCGGCGACCTCGAGCGCCGCGCGCGATTCTGCCTGGAGGTGGCCGAGGCGGTGTGCGGCGTCTGGGGCGCGGGCCGCGTGGGCTACCGCATCAGCCCCATGGGCAAGTTCAACGACATGGCGGACGAGAGCCCGGCCGAGACCTTCGCCTACCTCGCCGGCAAGCTCGCGGGCATGGGGCTGGCGTTCCTGCACGTCGTCGAGGAGTTCGGCCCCTCGCGGCGGACGGCCGAGACCGAGGTCGCGCTGTCGGCCATCCGCAACGCCTTCAAGGCCGGCGGATCGGGCATCTACGTCGGCAACGGGAGCTACTCCGCCGAGCTGGCGGCCCAGCGGATCGGCGACGGGATGGCCGACGCGGTGACCTTCGGCAAGCCGTTCATCTCGAACCCCGATCTCGCCCATCGGTACCGCACGGGCGCGGCGGTGCAGGAATGGGACGAATCGACCTTCTACGGCGGCACCGAGAAGGGCTACACCGACTATCCGGCGCTGGCCAACGCCTAA